Sequence from the Festucalex cinctus isolate MCC-2025b chromosome 21, RoL_Fcin_1.0, whole genome shotgun sequence genome:
TGGACCCTCCTGGAAGTGAGAGACTATCCGGCGTGCATGCACTTATTCACACGTAGGACTTTTCGCAGTTAGTTTCAATTAGGAATGttcatgccactttttttccccagaccaGTTTCAGTCAAATATAGCAAGATAGTCCTCAACCTCTAGTAGCCTACTACTTTTTTGATACATAGGTCAAAGTACTTGTGCAGTGGGCGTGAAGGGTGGTGGTCAACCTCCTCCACCTACAGCAGCTCTGGAATAACTTCTACAGAGAGGAGGGACACTCCAATCACATTTTCTGCTCCTCTCACTATCCTCAgtcgggcttttttttttttttttaatctgacacACTGCTGCTGGAACACCACGTTGATATGCAGTATGTCGGAACGCCCTCAACCATGCCCCTGAAGAAGGTTCTAAGGACGTTGGAGGGGAAGGAAACCGGTCTCAATTTCTTTAGGAAATGCATTCTCTCTGATACTTGAAATAACAAGACTTCCAATTTGTGCCCTTCTGGACTCTGCTCCGGTTCCGCCCTTTTAGTGTCATTCCAACAACCCCAGTTGAAGATTAGCAACAGTAATGGTTAACGAGTCACAACAATTTCCAGCTCAAGCGACACTTCCAAAAAAAGTACGCCAAGCATAatataaacacaatattattatAACAATTGTTTGTCAGTTTTGGATTATTTGTACGCTCGTGTCCTTGtgggattaactcattcactcccaaaaacgtatacgttttttaggtttttgtttgctagagtttttgtatgaaggctttgatgcagtttctggcctgaagtggtcgcttaaagcgatagtagttattacaaaaaaaaaagtgtgcttcatctgtttcatgaatgaaacttttttttgtaataactaccatcgctttaagcttccacttcaggtcagaaactgcatcaaagccttcatacaaaaactctagcaaacaaaaacctaaaaaacgtataaatacgtctttgggagtgaatgagttaataataatcaGGGGATGTCGTCAACCGTTGGCGTGCGAAACCCTTTTGAGTCTCTTTTCCTAAGAGCTATATTTATGCATTTGAGTTGACTTGACCTGATATTGACTTTCAATCAGTCCAATGTTTGTTTTCCTTGTTTGCTCATCATGTTGTGTCCTTTTCATTTGGACCCCCACCCTCTTTGGTCCAAGATGTCGAAGAAGTACGGCCAAGTGTTCACCTTCCACATGGGCCCCAAAAAGGTGGTTGTTCTGGCCGGTTACAAGACAGTGAAGGAGGCCCTGGTCCAGCACGCCGAAGAGTTTGGAGAACGGCAACCTCTGGAAGGCCATAAGATGGAACACGGTAAACAAACGCGCACACTGCAGTGATAACGAGCACAGGAAGTGAAATTAAATCGTTTCGCTCACCCGAGGCATCATTTGGACCAACGGAGACTCGTGGAAGGAGATGCGTCGCTTCGCACTGAGCAGCCTGAAAGACTTCGGGATGGGAAAGAAGACGTGCGAGGACAAGATCGTCGAGGAATGTCAGCACCTCTTGGAAGTCTTCAAGAATTTCAGAGGTGCCGCACATGCAACCTCGACAACACATCAGCATCATAACACGCACACAGAAAATATTAAAAGCACACCAGGTTGATTCAAGTGTACTGCTACTTTTGTGGGGACAAATTCCCCATACAAACACTGACGATTGACATCTGCTGATATACATAACTTCTGAAGATATTGCGTGTAATGCTGAAAATGCGCATCAACATTGACAAAGTTTTCTTGTGTCCTGTAGTGATGTTTTCTGTCATGGTACCAGTTAAATGTGGGAGTTGAGGCAATTTTAATGATCCCAAGGTGAATTGGCCCAAGAGTTTAATCTGTCATAcactttgtttgaaattaatggggattttttggggagaaaaatgttgaattgtggGAAAAATATGAATGcttggaatgagaaaaataatagcaCGTGAAGTGTGGATTTTTGGAACATGtcgaagttggaatggtttgaataggTCGAGAAATGTAGAAGTAGTTGAAGGACAAAAAACGGCGGTATAAGAAAACGTAGAATAACATTGAATGCCGCCTTGTGGTGAAGTCTTCTTTCATGGTGCCGATTATCGTTTCAGGTGAAGCGTTCGACACCCAGCAGCCGCTCAACTACGCCGTGTCCAACATCATCTGCTCGCTGGTGTTCGGCGACAGGTTCCAGTACGACGACCCCGCCTTCACGGCCATGGTCAAGCGCATATGCAGGATCTTTCAGCTCTTGGGCAGCGCATCCTTGCAGGTAGATCGAACGCCGTCCATTTCCATGTAAACTCattaactcccagccattttcatgtactattgctataaaaacatggaacctaccaaaagaaaaatgtgtctcttctttcatcagggggaaaaaaaaaaaaaaaaagcaaaaaaagtacggtatatttttttaccagtttttatgttttgtagcaattagcattagaattagctaagtttcatcattattcacaaacctgttgaaaatactgggaaaaagagcttgttgcaacatggacctggttgatctcttatactttgctgttaattttttattttttttgtggtaataactaacatcgctttaagcgaccacttcaggtcagaaactgcattgaagccttcatacaaaaactagcaaacaaaaacctaaaaaaacgtataaatacgtttttgggagtgaatgagttaatgaccccGACCAGATGCATTTCACAGATGAGCTTTTTCCTCAGTTGTACAACATGTTCCCGTGGCTCGGCATGTGGCTCTCCTCGGCGAAGGACGAGCTCCGCGGTCATGTGATGGCCAACCAGAAGCAGGCCACGGAACTGATCCAGGGTCTGAAGGAGACTCTGGACCCGCAGAGCAGCCGAGGCTTGGTGGACGCCTTCCTCATCCGACAGCAGCAACTGGAGGTACTATAGCCCAGGTGGCAAATCCTGCTCCTTTAAATTCCCCTCTTCACGTGGTCATGTAAGCCAGTGCAGCCATTGAAAAGGAGGGACACTGGATCAGGAAGTGAGGTGGAAGCTTGTCAGAGAATCAGCTGCAGTTGTCCATTTGTGTTGTTTGTCAATTTATGAAAGAATACATCGTACCAATCTTGTCTCTTGCCCTTCCCTCCTTGAGACGAATACTAGACTTCTGATAACTAGCCTATTCAGTATCAAGTTTACTTTCTTGCTTACCTTACCAGCTCAGAGTATTGCTACACTCGAGCTACAGGTATGGTGGCTGTTTTGAGAAATCACTTCCTATCCTCTAGATCGGAGTTCTATGACTTGTGCCTGGAGATTGAATGATTCCCAACAAAGCTAACGTTGAGCTTTCATTTGTGCGCAGGACTCCGGCGACGTGGGCCACTACCACAATTTGAACCTTCTGGCGACCATCATCAACCTGTTTACGGCAGGCACAGAAAGCACCTCCACCACGCTCAGGTGGGCGCTCCTCCTCATGGCCAAGTATCCCGACGTGCAAGGTAACACGAGCAGAAGTGCCTTTTTTCTTTGAATCCAAGCCTAAAATTGAACGTTGACTTATTTGAAGTTTTGCCTCCTTCCTCCTTTATTCTTTGTGCTCTTGTGAAACCGCAGAGAAGGTCCAAGCGGAGCTGAAACGGGTGATCGGCGATCGCCAGATTCAGGTGGAGGACCGCAAAAACTTGCCCTTCACCGACGCCGTCGTCCACGAGACGCAGAGGCTGTGCgacgtcactcccacggcaatCCCTCATCGGACCAGCCAGGACGTCACATTCCGGGGCTACTTCCTCAAGAaggtcagcattttttttttttttgggggggggatcatCTGAAATCATTCTTGAAGCGGTGATATCCCACCAGAAAaagtttccatcaaaaatgaaatctcAGAATTTACTTTATAGGGTTTGTAAAGAAGTCCAGATTTGCTGTCAATTTTCTATGATGAGGCCTGATTTGATATGCAGCCATgataatgaaaaacaactttctATTACTCAAAGGTAGTGAGTAAAAGTAGCTAAAAAACTGGTCAGAAAAATGAATACTCAAGTACGTATACCAGAAAAAATGCTGTATCCAAATATTGGTAGTTGTTGACTTCCCACCACAGCTGAACGTCTCCCCCACCCTCGCAGGGCACGATCGTGTACCCTCTCCTGACGTCCGTCCTGCATGACGAGCGCGAGTGGGAGAAGCCGCTCTCCTTCCATCCCCAACATTTCCTGGACAAGGACGGAAAGTTCGTCAAGTCCGACGCCTTCTTGCCCTTCTCGGCAGGTGCGTATAACAATGGGAAATTTGCGTTGGTTCTGCAAAGAGAGCAAGTCATGCCCTAAATATTTTCGCTGATGGCAACTCCCTCTGCTGGATGAATCACAGGTCGCAGGGCTTGCCCGGGAGAGAGCCTGGCCCGCATGGAGCTCTTCATCTTCTTTGCCACACTGTTGCAGCACTTCCGCTTCCGGCCACCCCCGGGAGTCACAGAGGACGAGCTGGACTTGACCCCCTGCGTTGGCGGCACACTGTGCCCCGCGCCGCACAAGCTTTGCGCCATCTCCGTTGCCCGCTAGCCAGCCAGCGAACAGACatgaccgtttttttttggggggggggggacaatcaTTTGCCTGGATTATTTTTGATCACACTAATAACAGcacatagttgttgttgttttttaatccatATAACTCTGCtgtctttgaaaatattttaatgtcGAGTTGATACTAATAGTGTATAATGTACAGAGTTTACCGAAAATTGTGCTTGACAATGatagtaaataaaaatgagaaattTATAAAGTGTGGTAATTTTGGACACATTCCTTGACAATTACTCTTACGGGTTCATATAAAATTGTTGaacattttaaatcatttaaGATTGTGTTTATACACCTATATTGACAAAAGAGACAATTtttcccaagaaaaaaaaaccttctttTTACACATTACCTGTCGAGAAAACATATATATGGACATATATACATTTGGATATAcatggggtgtgtagactttttacaaGTTCATACTTGGTGAGAGAGGGGGAAATTTGTATCTAGAGGAGAAAAGCAAACCCTGATTTGTGATGGAATCAAGTGTCCATAAAGCCAATCACATTTTTCTATCAGTGTTAAACATTAAACGTGATTCAGTCATCCGAAAAGTCATGTTTAAAGAATAACGACGGCCGTGTACACACAATcgcagaataaataataaaacgagTTGTTGCATTTCCACCTAAACATAACGTGTGCGGGTGTTGATAACGACGATGCTCCTTAACTTTGACATGACCACTTAACGTCTTTTCCCGATGATCTTCTTTTcaattgctgccatcttgttgaGGCGGGATGCTGGCCGTCGTCCTGACGGCCGCGTAGGTCACCAACTCATCTCCCTCTTCAGGGACCTGCACAGTCACAAACACGCGTTTAGAGGGCTGTCGGGTTTATGGGATTACAGCAGAGGTGTTCAAACtatggcccaggggccatttgcggatAACACTTCCATAGATTGaagatgaattttttttttcacatcccTTAACAAGAAGAATTATGATTAGAAGCTATTGTCCATTTACATAAAACAGAGAAGTCTGCTTTTGTTTGTTGCTCCCACGTTGCAAAGAGAAAATATAACCCGCGAGTTTTGTCGTCTGCTCCGTTCGTATGCGCCGCTGCGCTGtgcgtgtttaactcattcactggcagccattttcacagaagcagtcccgttcgctcccggctgttttactggattgtgactgattttgcaaggctcacggaatattgtgttccattgctataaaagcatggaacctatcaaaagaaagattaaagtctcttctttcatcaggaagaaaaaagtaatgtttctatccgtttccgttttgcagcaattagcattagaagagagctaagtttcatcagttttcacaaattatttaaaattgtgagtaatttagttttatttatttttttctacatggtcctggttgatctcctttgctctgctgccacctgctggccgtttgtgtaatgactaccatttctgcaaccgttctttgcggttgagaggctgcatcaaagccttctgtatgctctaaaaaataaaaaataaacaaatacgtctttgaacattaaaataaataaataaatgtatttacacgtttttgggagcaaatgagtcaatGAGCACTTGTTTTAAGGTTCAGTCTTAACGTAACATTTATGCAAATTTCCCTGAGCCCGTTTATGATGAAAATCAAGACAgaatcccaaaataaaaaaaatcgggataaatgaaaagcaaaattgacaaaacaggttgattgattgagttaaaacttcaaaataaaagcaagatCTTGAAAGCAACAAATCCTCTTTTGGATTTTGGGAACGATAAAGTTGAGGCAGAGACCGAGTCGGTATTACTGGCCTGTTTTTTGGCGTCGgcttcctttttcttcttcttcttctggtgGTTGACAGTAGCGTACGTCACACTGCTCTCAGGGTCTTCCGGTGATTCATCCTTTTGAAATCAGAAGACAAACAGACACGcacttcaaaatttcacatcgGCCATTTCACCCatccaaaaatttatttattttttttttaacctatttgCTGCCTTTGACGGCTGTAGACGTCAGAGGTCCATTTTgattgggctggcagtgaatgagttaagctattTGCTTATGTGTTTTATGGCTTATTTTATCCTGAttagtgaccaaaaaaaataaattaaaaaaaaatatgaataagaCAAGAGATACAAAGTGCGCTTCAGATccccaccactagatggcggcacaTTTTGGTGAACGGaccaatgaatgacatttcaatgaggaaagatgatttgaagcACGAGTGTTTGGAGTTCTCGAATTTAACTCTTATCTCAAGGCAGCATTGTAGCGATGCGAATACTCTCACCTTAGACTTGCCGTCTTCCGTCTTGTGGTCATAACTGACGCTCGCGTACGTCGCGTTGTTCTCGTCCTGATGGAGAACCAGAAGATGTCAAGTTTAACCGCTCATTGACAAACAATCGAGCGGACGCCATATACATGAAATTATTTTCTCAAACTTTTGCAACCATCAGATGACACTGCTGTTGTTGAACTGCGGTTTGGTGGATTTcatcatgtaaaaaaacaaaaacttacatGCTTGGGTAAATctgaagaagaaaagagaacaaGTGCAATGATTAGTCATCAGAAAAGATGATTTCATACACGCGAGGGCAGGGTGGAAAACTGCAGCAAGTCACTTGCGTGATAAAGTGCTTAAAATGTAAGCAACTTGAAAAATTAATTTCACTTTCACACAAAAATGGAATCACTTATCCAATTATAGttaatttaatgcaaaataaaaaatgcataaatcaaATTCgaaattatttttaacattatttatttacaataaatgcatttaatcagctaaatatacaaaaataaaaactgaatagACTGAttagtgtggaaaaaaaattaatggctCTCGAtttgactggaaaaaaaaatgtttcatgacttgatttttttttttaaacaaattttgtAATATTACAGGAATCTttgagtttgttagttttgttaaaataaaaatggggaaaaaaggggTCATTTTTGTCATCAAATTAGCCATtttacccaaaaaaacaacagcataaaatgtatgaatttttttccaattcatgCAAATGCTAGTTGGGCCAGATTTAAGAACTGGCATACTTTACGCACCCCTGCTCGAAATGAATATCGATTATAGAATGATGATCGTACCTTGGCCTGCGTTTCTTTTCGACTTCAACTTGACAAGGATGACGGCCACAATGATGAAAACCAGCATCAAGGCTGCAACGACCACCCCGATAACGATGATGAGGATGTCCCGGGGAGGCTGCTGTGCTCCAGGACCTCCAGAACCTACAGGACCCTCAGGACCTCTTGTACTCTCTTCCGTGGAGACGAATGTGTACTGGGCCTGGACCTTCACGTCGCCTCCTTCCACGTATTGGCACTTGTAATTCCTTTTGCGATTGACAGGGGGTACATTGAGGAAGGACACGCAGTTGTTCTGCTCAGTGCGATCTGAGGAAAGCTCCTTGTCATCCTCGTCCATCCAGCGGAGGACTTTTTCCCGGCATCGACAATTCAGGGCTGGGTAGCAGGCCAGGGAACACTTCAGGACCACGTGTCCGTCTCCCATTGAATTTGAGTCCTGAAGTGTCACTGCAGGGAAGAAGGTGATACAATGTGAGACCAATACAGACTTGCATATGAATAAAATCAAGCTACATTtcatatgtactgtatgtcagtTTGTTTACGTCTCCTCAACACatacttttcatttttatgacaTCGCATCCGCTCTAAAGTGATTGGGTCTCTTTGCCCTGCCACAGAAATGTGCTTCAGACTCTCTCGCTGCTATCCTGGTTTCCAGTCGAGGCGCTGCCAAGACGACTGGGAGCAAATTAGGGTTCAGTGTCTTTCCCAAGGATACTTTTGACAGCAGACTCTCTGAGCCAGGATTCAAATTGTCAACACTTTACCAACGGAGCCACAATTTAGCAAAACATAATGGCTAACTGGCTACCGGCTAGCCTAAACAATAGTGCCCAAAAAGGCACACGTACATCACACAGGAGACTCACGTGTCATCACTTTCAGCTCAATGTTGAATATCCGCTCTCCATCTCGTTCACATGCAAAGGAACCAACATCTTCTGCCGTCACTCCATCAATGCGCAGTGAGCAGTCGTTATTCAAGCTGAGGCGCTGACTTCTGGGCGAACTGGTCACAACTTGACCATTTTTCACCTCACTTACCACCGGTCTCCCGTCCCGACTGTACAGCCAGCCTATGCCGGAGCAGGACGACTGCTCGCAGGGCAGAACGGCCACGTCCCCAGCCCGAGCAAAGACGTTTGTGGTCTGGCCACTGATGACTGCAAGACATCACAGATGGGGCACAGATTAAATTATACACTCACTAACGCCATACTAGTAGCTCTGCTAATTTAGCTATTATTAAAACGTCAGCAATATTAGCTCAGCTCACTGGCAGAATTGTATACGGGTCACCATTGGATTGTGGCGTTCCTCAATGCTCAATTTTAGTCCAACACTTTTAAAAGTTGTTTAGGCTGGCATGTGGCAGATTCATCAGGTTGCCGAAGATTATTCTATGATGTAGTTTTCAGTTATGATGATGAGTCTCCCACTTAAATTCCTGATAATAGcttctcataaaaaaatatatttataacacttaaagcaggggtgtccaaactttttcatctgaGGGCCACACATATTGAACAAAAGATGCAAGGGCCCGttcggaaaaaaatacaaataaaataacatcaATTTTTCAAGCACACAAAAATCAAGTAATTGCATAATGTTTATATATTCCACTGTTTTGGTAAAACTGCTCCCTTAACAGCTTTCTTCGAGGCAAATAGTTTAGAATTTGACAAATATTTTAGGGTGGTCGAGACCCTAACCCACCAAAATGCGTCAACTCATGTACTAAACAGCAGCCACATCACACTTTTGCCAAATTTTCCACCGAAGACAACCTCATAAATACATGAACGAGTTATGAGTGAGCGTCTTAATATTGCTAGCCATGCTAACACGAGTCATTGTGAGGTTACATGAGCAGAGCAAAACTTTTATACAACGTAAATATAATATAGATGAATCAGAAAGTAGTTTACCttcaaattgaagcagaaaaatAAGAATTAATTCCTGTGTGTTCATCTTATTGAGCAAGTTGAGCTTCTGGTTCATGTCATTATTTCCTCTTTATGGTGACCTgttaaaagtgaagaaaaaaaaaaaaagagagaataaaGTCCAGccctccacacacacgcacacatttgcATCACTCATTTTTGTTCTGCATTCATCCTTTTATAGAAAACTTATTTCACAAGCAGCCCGCCTGAGCGGCAGCCGCGGTTCTGCCGTCTTGTTTATCGCAGCACAATCACAAAAAGCAGGAAGtgaaaaaacagaagaaaaaaacatcatcACCTACAGGATACGCATGTTCAGCATGAGTTCCTTTTTTCAGATCTTGAGAACTCTTTCCATTGAGGTGCCGCATTGAACTGCAGTGAGCAGATAAAAAACGCGAACACCAAACTCGACACACCTGCTCCCCATTCACACCTGAGACAGACGAACACTAATACAATCATCTTATTCGCACCAAATGTGCTCACAACCTTTGACAGtaatacttttttattattatactgaATTGAGTAACGTTTCGATTGCAAAGCTTCAACCTAAAAGGCGAAAAAAAATCTCCTGCTTATCATGCTTCACTGTTCTAATTAAGTTTCTATGAGATTGCGAAGGATAGGAAGTGAAGCATGACGGACAGGAAGTGTGAAACGAAGACATTCGCCATTTTGTCAGATGGAGTTTAATGACACAAATACTCCTATCATAGTAGACATCATGAGGATTACAGGTAAGAATAGCAACGAGCAACTTAAGAAGCAATTACTCACAGCAGGTGATACTCATCAAATTTTAATCGCGATTATGATTTTGTGAGTCACCAATAAATTAACATCTGCTGATCATCTGCGATAGAAAATGCTGCTCTGCTGCATATCAAGCGCTTTCTTTCAGCAGTAGTCAGCCAGCCACCAGGGGGCGACGCATGCTTAAGTCTTCATGAAGGGCTTagtcaaatgggaaaaaaaaaaaaaaaaaagcttttcgaTAATGTATATCAATATGTAATATAAGTATTGTATGTGTGATTAGCATTTTGCCCATAATCGTTGACAGGCAACAAAATGGAGGATCTGGCCTCAACATTTGATAAACAAACGGTAGCAGAAGGTTGAAAGATCCTACATGTCGGCATCTGTTAGTCTGGTAAATTGTAAATGTGATCATCAACTCTTTGTACCCTGGCCTGACGTTTTTGTCTCAACTTTATCTCGACTACAACGGCACTCATAACGACTCCGACGAGTATCAAGATGGCGACGGCCAGACGAATGATGTTGATGAGCCGCGTGCGGTCAGGCTGGGGCGCCCCGGGACCATCGAGACCTACAGGACCCTCAGGACCTCTTGTACTCTCTTCCGTGGAGTTCGCTGTGTACTCTGCCTGAACCTTCACCTTGCCTACTTCCACATATTGGCACTTGTAATTCCTTTTGCGACTGACAGGGGGCACTTTGAGGAAGGACACGCAGTAGTCCTGCTCAA
This genomic interval carries:
- the LOC144010690 gene encoding uncharacterized protein LOC144010690 → MNQKLNLLNKMNTQELILIFLLQFEVISGQTTNVFARAGDVAVLPCEQSSCSGIGWLYSRDGRPVVSEVKNGQVVTSSPRSQRLSLNNDCSLRIDGVTAEDVGSFACERDGERIFNIELKVMTLTLQDSNSMGDGHVVLKCSLACYPALNCRCREKVLRWMDEDDKELSSDRTEQNNCVSFLNVPPVNRKRNYKCQYVEGGDVKVQAQYTFVSTEESTRGPEGPVGSGGPGAQQPPRDILIIVIGVVVAALMLVFIIVAVILVKLKSKRNAGQDLPKHDENNATYASVSYDHKTEDGKSKDESPEDPESSVTYATVNHQKKKKKKEADAKKQVPEEGDELVTYAAVRTTASIPPQQDGSN
- the LOC144010684 gene encoding cytochrome P450 2K4-like, encoding MFSKMKIVAITISCYGDVFVLSRPAPLVGWTFPSVTRRRCGSGVVTCSLGLPGMDVSVALFPLTSSSVLGSVLVLLLAYVVWSSASSTPEPRRQEPPGPRPLPLLGNLLHLNLHGPHWTLLEMSKKYGQVFTFHMGPKKVVVLAGYKTVKEALVQHAEEFGERQPLEGHKMEHGIIWTNGDSWKEMRRFALSSLKDFGMGKKTCEDKIVEECQHLLEVFKNFRGEAFDTQQPLNYAVSNIICSLVFGDRFQYDDPAFTAMVKRICRIFQLLGSASLQLYNMFPWLGMWLSSAKDELRGHVMANQKQATELIQGLKETLDPQSSRGLVDAFLIRQQQLEDSGDVGHYHNLNLLATIINLFTAGTESTSTTLRWALLLMAKYPDVQEKVQAELKRVIGDRQIQVEDRKNLPFTDAVVHETQRLCDVTPTAIPHRTSQDVTFRGYFLKKGTIVYPLLTSVLHDEREWEKPLSFHPQHFLDKDGKFVKSDAFLPFSAGRRACPGESLARMELFIFFATLLQHFRFRPPPGVTEDELDLTPCVGGTLCPAPHKLCAISVAR